From Clostridia bacterium, the proteins below share one genomic window:
- the wecB gene encoding UDP-N-acetylglucosamine 2-epimerase (non-hydrolyzing), whose translation MKVLTAFGTRPEAIKMCPVIIELRRRGCDVCVCLTGQHKEMLADVMNAFGVEPDVNLEVMRPGQSLFDINREVLSGMDRVLDAEKPDVVLVHGDTTTTFAAALSCYYKRIKVGHVEAGLRTGDIFSPYPEEFNRRAVTIVADYNFAPTETAKENLLREGVPAERVFVTGNTEIDALKTTVREDYAHPLLDWARGSRLVLMTAHRRENFGEPFANIFSAVRRAVEETPDVKLVYPVHLNPNVREAAKALEGCDRIKLTEPLGVLDFHNMLARCCLALTDSGGIQEDAPALNKPVLVLRHTTERPEGVATGALKLVGTDETAVYAEFRRLLDDEAEYARMASAANPYGDGNAASRIADVLFS comes from the coding sequence ATGAAGGTGCTAACCGCATTCGGCACGCGGCCGGAAGCGATCAAAATGTGCCCCGTTATAATCGAATTGCGCCGCAGGGGATGTGACGTTTGCGTCTGCCTGACCGGGCAGCATAAAGAAATGCTCGCCGACGTGATGAACGCCTTCGGCGTTGAGCCGGACGTGAATCTTGAAGTGATGCGTCCTGGCCAGTCGCTGTTCGATATAAATCGCGAGGTGCTTTCCGGCATGGACCGAGTGCTCGACGCGGAGAAACCGGACGTCGTGCTCGTCCACGGCGATACCACGACGACCTTCGCCGCCGCGCTCTCATGCTACTACAAGCGCATAAAGGTCGGCCACGTCGAGGCGGGCCTTCGCACCGGCGATATCTTCTCGCCTTACCCGGAGGAGTTCAACCGCCGCGCCGTGACGATAGTCGCGGACTATAACTTCGCGCCGACCGAAACGGCGAAGGAGAACCTCCTGCGCGAGGGCGTGCCCGCGGAGCGCGTCTTTGTCACCGGCAACACCGAGATCGACGCGCTGAAAACGACCGTCCGCGAGGACTACGCGCACCCGCTGCTCGACTGGGCGCGGGGGAGCCGCCTCGTGCTGATGACCGCGCACCGCCGCGAGAACTTCGGCGAGCCATTCGCGAATATCTTTTCCGCCGTGCGCCGCGCCGTCGAGGAGACGCCGGACGTCAAGCTCGTCTATCCCGTTCACCTCAACCCGAACGTGCGCGAGGCCGCGAAGGCGCTTGAGGGATGCGACCGCATCAAGCTCACCGAGCCGCTCGGCGTGCTCGATTTCCACAATATGCTCGCGCGCTGCTGCCTGGCGCTGACCGACAGTGGCGGCATACAGGAGGACGCGCCCGCGCTGAATAAGCCGGTGCTCGTCCTGCGCCACACGACCGAACGCCCCGAGGGCGTCGCCACCGGCGCGCTGAAGCTCGTCGGCACGGACGAAACCGCCGTCTACGCGGAGTTCCGCCGCCTGCTCGACGACGAAGCCGAGTACGCGCGTATGGCGTCCGCGGCGAATCCCTACGGCGACGGCAACGCCGCCTCACGAATAGCCGACGTACTGTTTTCGTAA
- a CDS encoding InlB B-repeat-containing protein: MKMKTGKRLASFFLSACIALSVLFGAVVFAAADTVPTSESVSELSAVYTYAEGAEVGTIAVNAKAQNIGDEEYVMFYVYQNVNDISDPTNGKQNAPVTSKGFYASDILSGEALAKELSLTPLKLNGKCVLGVQVTNRGDENDWVYAYITTALKLNPNGGTLTGEDELQVKLGFSILEELGDGEYVTREYYKFAGWSETEDGEAIGSDLLMTQYGDEIFALWEQLTTTVTFNPNGGEGEMDPVVINAGEPTELPAPEFTKPDSKFVGWGTSPDGPVVYDGTEPITLTGDEAELPLYAIWADVDKYVVTFDANGGEGEMADQEVEIGVATALNANEFNRAGFKFQGWATSAEGEVVYADGEEVTLTDSGLKLYAVWKQNNIAVIYSPNGGTGLMTPHKLNVNETINLDKVAYVCEGKAFAGWSTSADGEVEYADEAEFTIGAKTVILYAIWTDDSGPEDPPVDPDPKPKAILFSTGGGYGLMNPIKNLSKGQVVKLPACEYTKEGYTFGGWSLTSGGAVAYNDCDSVTIGDSTIVLYAVWVA, encoded by the coding sequence ATGAAAATGAAAACAGGCAAAAGACTTGCCTCGTTCTTCCTCTCGGCGTGCATAGCCCTGTCGGTGCTTTTCGGCGCGGTGGTTTTCGCCGCGGCCGACACCGTGCCGACCTCCGAGTCTGTTTCGGAGCTCAGCGCGGTCTACACCTACGCTGAAGGCGCCGAGGTCGGAACCATTGCCGTCAACGCGAAGGCGCAGAACATCGGCGACGAAGAATACGTCATGTTCTACGTCTACCAGAACGTCAATGACATCTCCGACCCCACGAACGGCAAGCAGAACGCTCCGGTTACCTCAAAGGGCTTCTACGCTTCCGACATTCTGTCCGGCGAAGCGCTTGCCAAAGAGCTTTCGCTCACCCCTCTCAAGCTTAACGGCAAATGCGTCCTCGGCGTTCAGGTCACCAACAGAGGCGACGAGAACGACTGGGTGTACGCCTACATTACCACCGCGCTCAAGCTCAACCCCAACGGCGGCACGCTGACGGGCGAAGACGAGCTGCAGGTCAAGCTGGGCTTCAGCATTCTTGAAGAGCTCGGCGACGGTGAGTACGTAACCAGAGAGTATTACAAGTTCGCCGGCTGGTCCGAGACCGAAGACGGCGAAGCCATCGGCAGCGATCTGCTCATGACTCAGTACGGCGATGAGATATTTGCCCTCTGGGAGCAGCTCACTACCACCGTTACCTTCAATCCCAACGGCGGCGAAGGTGAGATGGATCCCGTCGTTATCAACGCCGGCGAACCCACCGAGCTTCCGGCTCCCGAATTCACCAAGCCGGACAGCAAATTCGTCGGCTGGGGCACCAGCCCCGACGGCCCCGTCGTCTACGACGGCACCGAGCCGATAACCCTCACCGGTGACGAAGCGGAGCTTCCGCTCTACGCCATCTGGGCCGACGTCGATAAATACGTCGTCACCTTCGACGCCAACGGCGGTGAAGGCGAGATGGCCGATCAGGAAGTCGAAATCGGCGTTGCTACCGCGCTGAACGCCAACGAGTTCAACCGCGCCGGCTTCAAGTTCCAGGGTTGGGCGACCTCCGCTGAAGGCGAAGTCGTCTACGCCGACGGCGAAGAGGTCACGCTTACCGATTCCGGCCTCAAGCTCTATGCGGTCTGGAAGCAGAACAATATCGCCGTTATCTACAGCCCCAACGGCGGCACCGGTCTTATGACTCCTCACAAGCTGAACGTCAACGAGACCATCAACCTTGACAAGGTCGCCTACGTTTGCGAAGGCAAGGCGTTCGCCGGCTGGTCCACCTCGGCTGACGGCGAAGTCGAATACGCTGACGAGGCCGAGTTCACCATCGGCGCGAAGACGGTTATCCTCTACGCGATCTGGACGGACGACTCCGGCCCTGAAGATCCTCCGGTCGATCCCGATCCCAAGCCGAAGGCGATTCTGTTCAGCACCGGCGGCGGTTACGGACTTATGAACCCGATCAAGAATCTCAGCAAGGGTCAAGTCGTTAAGCTTCCCGCCTGCGAATACACCAAAGAAGGTTATACCTTCGGCGGCTGGTCGCTTACTTCCGGCGGCGCTGTCGCTTATAACGACTGCGACAGCGTGACCATCGGCGACTCTACCATAGTCCTTTACGCTGTTTGGGTCGCTTGA
- a CDS encoding trypsin-like peptidase domain-containing protein has product MTEDFNRDYPAPESYENPQFSAPQAEAPDTPVQPQPAPAEHNSYVWTEAAQDKKKKKEHGRGYAFGVSLLAILICAVLVLASFGVVHIVQNAGGSSTAPESSTEAPVEQKTGFDLSGRTEADEISVKDAAQKIRPAVVGVVNYKMNSLTASGYGSGVIINAEGYVVTNYHVIEGADRVKIVLYDKKEALASIVGSDQQTDLAVLQIIEDDTIKHSDLVYATFGNSDEVQLAETVIAIGNPGGLEFAGTVTRGIVSGINVKTDLSGNVKLIQTDAAINPGNSGGPLIDLYGNVIGITSQKIVDTQYEGMGFAIPSNTVKPIVDSIMTYGYVPGRPMIGISGNTIDEYVAYFNNVPRGVLITSVDAGTDAAAKGLKKNDIITSIGGVTVKTMDELNAEKEKYSAGDTVELGVYRYSEGRSFTVSIILSEYKPTETMN; this is encoded by the coding sequence ATGACAGAAGATTTCAACAGAGATTACCCGGCGCCCGAAAGCTATGAAAATCCGCAGTTCTCCGCTCCGCAGGCGGAGGCGCCCGATACCCCCGTTCAGCCGCAGCCCGCTCCGGCGGAGCACAACAGCTACGTCTGGACCGAAGCCGCGCAGGATAAGAAAAAGAAAAAGGAGCACGGGCGCGGATACGCCTTCGGCGTTTCGCTGCTCGCGATCCTGATATGCGCGGTGCTGGTGCTCGCCTCCTTCGGCGTCGTGCACATTGTGCAGAACGCCGGCGGCAGCAGCACGGCTCCCGAGTCTTCGACGGAAGCTCCGGTCGAGCAGAAGACCGGCTTCGACCTCAGCGGCCGCACAGAGGCCGACGAGATCTCCGTCAAGGACGCCGCGCAGAAGATACGCCCCGCGGTGGTCGGCGTCGTCAACTATAAGATGAACTCGCTGACCGCCTCCGGCTACGGCTCCGGCGTCATCATCAACGCCGAGGGCTACGTCGTGACCAACTACCACGTCATCGAGGGCGCGGACCGCGTCAAGATCGTGCTTTACGACAAGAAGGAAGCGCTCGCGAGCATCGTCGGCTCCGACCAGCAGACCGACCTCGCAGTGCTGCAGATCATCGAAGATGATACCATCAAGCACAGCGATTTGGTTTACGCCACCTTCGGCAACTCCGACGAGGTGCAGCTCGCCGAGACCGTCATCGCGATAGGAAACCCCGGCGGCCTTGAATTCGCCGGCACCGTCACCCGCGGCATCGTCTCCGGCATCAACGTCAAGACCGACCTTTCCGGCAACGTCAAGCTGATACAGACGGACGCGGCGATCAACCCCGGCAACTCCGGCGGCCCGCTGATCGACCTCTACGGCAACGTCATCGGCATCACCTCGCAGAAGATAGTCGACACCCAGTATGAAGGAATGGGCTTCGCGATTCCCTCCAACACTGTCAAGCCCATCGTCGACAGCATAATGACCTACGGCTACGTGCCCGGCAGACCGATGATCGGCATCAGCGGCAACACGATAGACGAATACGTCGCCTACTTCAACAACGTGCCGCGCGGAGTGCTGATAACTTCCGTCGACGCCGGCACCGACGCAGCGGCGAAGGGACTCAAGAAGAACGACATCATCACCTCCATCGGCGGAGTCACCGTCAAGACAATGGACGAACTCAACGCCGAAAAGGAGAAGTATTCCGCAGGCGACACCGTCGAGCTCGGCGTCTACCGCTATTCCGAAGGCCGCTCCTTCACGGTAAGCATCATCCTCTCGGAATACAAGCCAACCGAAACGATGAACTGA